In Kineococcus rhizosphaerae, one genomic interval encodes:
- a CDS encoding transposase, translating to MWVLVGHAAEVAGDREAYPSDLSDAEWELIEPLLPKQGRMGRPRQDL from the coding sequence ATGTGGGTCTTGGTAGGGCATGCTGCTGAGGTGGCTGGCGATCGTGAGGCGTATCCCTCTGACCTCAGCGATGCGGAGTGGGAGCTCATCGAGCCGCTGCTACCCAAGCAGGGCCGGATGGGTAGACCGCGCCAAGACCTG